The nucleotide window GAGGGATTTGTAACTATTCTTTGAGGTGCGGATGCCCACTGGTACTGTGTAATTCTGCAATCACTATCGAATGTTTATGCTCTTAACACTGTAATTTTATCATTATCACCATGATTTGTTCGTATGTTAATGGTAACCATACAGAAGACACAATGTGAACAATGTGATGTATCGTTTAAGTCgtctccccgccccctccccaccatccctttttttttttttctgtaccctcaattccccttgctgaaaataaaaaatttcaaattgaaaaaaaaatgtgtaaaaaggtTTGAAGCTTAATAACCATTCTGTCCAttctatgattaaagccatacattataaaaaatggttaacttgttttctttgttttttactgtatgtattagggctgatgtgtactatggccacccaagagtaatgggagtttgagcgcaggacttgtgtaTTTGTAAAAAATGGTTATACTTGGGGgtaaaatataaattacacacacatatatatatatgttaaaatgaaTACATTCAGAAAGAGGCCCGTCTTAATACACATGGGAGTCTGGCTGGGTCAAAGGTTATAACAACAGTGGGCCTTCATCAATCTATGTGAACAAAAAACACATGTGTTGACCGTTGATATACAATGGACATATGTCCGATAATTAATATTAGATGTCTAGGTCTAAGTAGGGCCTACCAGATCCTGTGTATGAAAGAAGTCTGAAATGATATTATTTGCAACCAATACAAGAATAATAAATCATATTACAAAGATAAAAATCCTACGACACATCAGATATTTTAAAGCTCATTAAATGTTTTTCAGAAGGCTGAAATTTGACTCCAAATTATGCATGTTTGACTGCCACATTTGCCAAAATTGGTATATTTATTAGTTATAATCTCAGGAAATTAGTTATAATCTCTAAGGGAAAAAAAAGCGAGAAAATTAGAAATAAACATAACCGTTGCTTGAAGTCTGTATTAACATGTGGGTTGGGGAAACTAGCCTCTCTCTTATAATGTCCAAGGTTATTGTGTCCTGGGATAAGAATAAAGGACCCCAGGGAATAATTAGCTTAGCTTAATTTATATTCCTCAGTCAGAGCTCTGGTCTTCTATCCCAATTCATATTTGTATTGGTATAATTTGTAAATACATTTCATATGTGTGCTGTAGTTTTTCAATAAAAGTTGGAGCTCAGAAATAGTGTTCCTACAAGTTGCCATCAAGAATCATGTGTCTTGTCTGTTTGCTGAGGTCTTGGTTGGAATCATACAAATGTCATGCTAAACAACCATTTTCATTGAAATGTATTACCAGTGGAACAAGCTATTTAGTATACTCTGTAACAGCCAGGACATACAACCACAATGTATCCTGGGTTGCTGGTGAGTTTGCAACCAAGTGAAGCAGAGTTGGCAATGCAGGTTAGGCACATACGGGCAATGGCATGGGGGTGCCACAATACCAATGCATCATATGTACATTGACTGTTACTATCAAAGTTACTATTTATTGTTTgagcataataataaaaattcacaATACAAGATATTTTATTCCTGTGTTAATCCATAGATGCATTATAAAATCACCTCACCTGTGTGAGTTATTTGATGACTGATAAGCTCTGATTTActagcaaaacatttcccacaattactacataagaaaggcttctctcctgtgtgagttctctgatgacgaaCAAGCTGCGCTTtggtgacaaaacattttccacattcagaacatgagaacggtttctctcctgtgtgtgtaTTCTGATGAATGACAAGATTTGAATGTCggccaaaacattttccacattcagaacatgagaacggtttctctcctgtgtgagttctctgatgacggacaagctcTGAATTTgtgccaaaacattttccacattcagaacatgagaacggtttctctcctgtgtgagttcgctGATGACGGACAAGTGCTGCATTTGTGCtgaaacattttttacattcagaacatgagaacggtttctctcctgtgtgagttcgctGATGATGAACAAGCGATGCAtttgtgacaaaacattttccacattcagaacatgagaatggtttctcccctgtgtgagttctctgatgacagacAAGCTGCCTTTTGgtgaaaaaacattttccacattcagaacaggagaacggtttctctcctgtgtgtgtactctgatgactgacaagctgCGTTTTGGTGACAAAACATctttcacattcagaacatgagaacggtttctctccagtGTGGGTTCTCTGATGACGAACAAGATGCGTTTtggtgacaaaacatttttcacattcagaacatgagaacggtttttctcctgtgtgggTTCTCTGATGACGAACAAGATGCGTTTtggtgacaaaacatttttcacattcagaacatgagaacggtttctctcctgtgtgagttctctgatgtctaaCAAGTGTTAAATGTCGCCCAAAACTATTTCTACATAcggaacatgagaacggtttctctcctgtgtgagttctctgatgactgacaagctcTGCATTtctgacaaaacattttccacattcagaacatgagaacggtttctctccggtgtgagttctctgatgacagacAAGCTGTGTTTTGgtgaaaaaacattttccacattcagaacaggagaacggtttctctcctgtgtgtgtaCTCTGATGAATGACAAGAGTTGAATGtcgcccaaaacattttccacattcagaacacgagaaaGGCTTGGGATTTATGTTTACGATCTCCTTTGAGAACATATAGGAATCTGAGAAAATGCTTGATTTTTCAGAGTTAGACTCCTTGGTTCGGTTATTAAAATATTTCTTCATAGCTTTGCTTCATGTATTTATGTTCTTGTCACCACTCCAGACAATTACACCTGAAGGAAAGATATTTGGTTTTAAAGGAAATCGATCACAATAAATTGTTTGCTATACTTAGAAAAACAGACAATATTTGCATAATATATAAGATATACGTCCATCAGGTGTCATGATGATTGGGAAGAAAtcatgtatttgtgtgcattaacccctttactagcaaaaatgtatatactctttttttttttactttcatttgCTTAGCAAAATTAGATTTAGCCCATAAAGCCTCACGTATCTGCATTTATGCTAGAGGAGCAAATTATGGATACTGTGTATATCACATACATTCTAATCACATATTCTAAACACATGCAGCACATAATTTCACTGTTATCCCCCTACCTCTGCCACTGGAAAGTTGTGCCAAGTATGTACTACTATTTTTATATCACTCCAAGCCTCTACCACTTATACTAGAAGGTTGTGCTATTGAAACTGTAGTAGATACCTGGTTTGACCAGTCAGTGGAAATGTAGTGGGAGTTAAAGGAAATCTGTCTATAACTTATTTATGGTTTACCATACTTAGAAAAACTGACAATATTTTTATGAAAGACAAGAAATATGACTATGAAATATGAGGGGTATCTGACGTTGGCAATGTCCTTCCTCCGGGCAAGATGCTGGGCTGTAGGGGAGAGGTGAAGTCCATCCGCTGGATCCCTGGAGCAATAGCGAGGCAGAGCTctgaaaagagctagtgattaagctGCAAATTCCCTTTCAACAACGAGACacagctacgttttgaagggtgaagaagaaccgACTCCACTGAGCATTTATTGCTGCTTTTATGCAGGATTTTACAGGTTAGACACCACccactggaccttgtggggcaccgacAATACAGTTACAGCAACCAATCATACACAAGATGACAATAGAGCACACCCAGCAGTTACAgtgaattcctcccctctgcttaggagataattaactgaatctactcaattatctccaagctgaaaagtgacatttttatatattttcataactTCTTGATTTTATATTGTACATGAATACAACTTATTTTTTATAACCAGTATAACctagggacaaacatatccagaATTTGTGAAAATCCGTTCAGGGGT belongs to Pelobates fuscus isolate aPelFus1 chromosome 7, aPelFus1.pri, whole genome shotgun sequence and includes:
- the LOC134568436 gene encoding oocyte zinc finger protein XlCOF7.1-like, translating into MKKYFNNRTKESNSEKSSIFSDSYMFSKEIVNINPKPFSCSECGKCFGRHSTLVIHQSTHTGEKPFSCSECGKCFFTKTQLVCHQRTHTGEKPFSCSECGKCFVRNAELVSHQRTHTGEKPFSCSVCRNSFGRHLTLVRHQRTHTGEKPFSCSECEKCFVTKTHLVRHQRTHTGEKPFSCSECEKCFVTKTHLVRHQRTHTGEKPFSCSECERCFVTKTQLVSHQSTHTGEKPFSCSECGKCFFTKRQLVCHQRTHTGEKPFSCSECGKCFVTNASLVHHQRTHTGEKPFSCSECKKCFSTNAALVRHQRTHTGEKPFSCSECGKCFGTNSELVRHQRTHTGEKPFSCSECGKCFGRHSNLVIHQNTHTGEKPFSCSECGKCFVTKAQLVRHQRTHTGEKPFLCSNCGKCFASKSELISHQITHTGEVIL